One Cynocephalus volans isolate mCynVol1 chromosome 5, mCynVol1.pri, whole genome shotgun sequence DNA window includes the following coding sequences:
- the LOC134378620 gene encoding putative olfactory receptor 2W6, producing METSNGSSGTDFILLGFSDRPQLECIISVVVFIFYIVTLVGNTTIILVSYLDTQLHTPMYFFLSNLSFLDLCYTTSIIPQMLVNLWGPKKSITYGGCVLQFFFALDLGATECLLLAVMAYDRYAAVCQPLHYTVIMHPQLCQKMVLTAWLGGLGSALILCSLTLKLPRCGHREVNNFFCEMPALIKMACVYSKVIEIVVFALGVVFLLVPLSLILISYGVITQTVIRIKSAKRWQKVLNTCGSHLTVVTLFYGTLIYMYMKPQNTISQDEGKFFTLFYTIVTPSLNPLIYTLRNKDVKSAVKRIL from the coding sequence ATGGAAACAAGCAATGGAAGTTCGGGAACAGACTTCATCCTTCTGGGATTTTCTGATCGACCCCAATTAGAGTGCATTATTTCTGTGGTTGTCTTCATCTTCTATATTGTGACTCTGGTAGGAAACACAACCATCATCCTCGTATCGTATCTAGATACACAGCTCCATAcccccatgtattttttcttatccAATTTGTCTTTTTTGGACCTCTGTTATACAACTAGCATTATCCCCCAGATGCTGGTAAATCTATGGGGTCCAAAAAAGTCTATTACATATGGAGGGTGTGTGCTCCAGTTCTTCTTTGCTCTTGACTTGGGAGCCACGGAATGTCTTCTCTTGgctgtgatggcctatgaccgctatgcTGCTGTCTGTCAACCTCTTCACTATACAGTAATAATGCACCCTCAGCTTTGCCAGAAGATGGTGCTCACTGCCTGGTTGGGTGGTCTTGGCAGTGCCTTAATTCTTTGCTCCTTGACTTTGAAGTTGCCAAGATGTGGGCATCGGGAAGTGAATAATTTTTTCTGTGAGATGCCAGCATTGATCAAGATGGCTTGTGTCTATTCAAAAGTAATTGAGATTGTTGTCTTTGCTCTCGGAGTGGTATTTCTTCTAGTACCTCTATCATTAATTCTCATCTCATATGGAGTTATCACTCAAACTGTAATAAGGATCAAGTCAGCAAAAAGGTGGCAAAAGGTCCTTAATACATGTGGTTCTCACCTCACAGTGGTAACTCTGTTTTATGGAACACTCATTTATATGTACATGAAGCCACAGAATACCATATCCCAGGATGAAGGGAAGTTCTTTACTCTCTTTTACACTATCGTCACACCCAGCCTTAATCCTCTGATATACACTTTAAGAAACAAAGATGTAAAGAGTGCAGTGAAGAGAATACTGTGA